The following coding sequences are from one Aquificaceae bacterium window:
- a CDS encoding aminotransferase class III-fold pyridoxal phosphate-dependent enzyme, translating into MRVGLVIQARNGSSRYPRKSIQLLYERLVLDWVLSRAGRAKVDVRVLVTSWLEQDDIIERIGVCKGWEVIRGHPIDVLSRYAQATANFELDTVIRVTADCPLIDHNLIDMAVELYKDEDLDYFAYNAIVNGFDVEVIKGEWILRADQKAKLPSEREHVSPYIRKSKRAKRLFYRLHEEDLSHIHLSLDYPEDLIVIERIITALQREDFVYWDVVRLIKERPELLEREKEIPVNEGYLRSLREDREFIKSLKGRRLKLEESLRHFERTKRLVPNCSQTFSKSYLQFSVGAVPLFVREGKGCQLVDLDGNTYIDYTMGLGACVLGYAFEPVLERVEKELRRGTVFTLPSYLEAELAELLREVIPCCEMARFGKNGSDATSAAVRLARAYTGRKYIASCGYHGWQDWYIGTTTRSRGVPEEVKRLTLTFEYNNLQSLQRLFEEYPDQIACVIMEPVGIEEPEGDFLQKVRELTHRHGALLIFDEVVTGFRFSLGGAQEYFGVVPDLACFGKAMGNGMPISAVVGRAEIMELFEEVFFSFTFGGETASIASALATVEYLKDHEVIPYLWQQGRKLKEGIQKLIEEKELEGLVYAKGYPVRFLLDFRDESLKLKTLFQQECAKRGVLFTGGHNMALPHDDKVIERTLKVYDEVLDIVKYAVEYEMVEELLEGQLLQPVFRRM; encoded by the coding sequence ATGAGAGTAGGGCTAGTCATACAGGCAAGGAATGGCTCAAGTAGGTATCCCCGTAAAAGCATTCAGCTTCTTTACGAAAGGCTTGTGCTGGACTGGGTTCTTTCAAGGGCTGGCAGGGCAAAGGTAGATGTCAGGGTGCTTGTCACTTCGTGGCTTGAGCAGGATGACATAATAGAAAGGATAGGCGTATGCAAGGGCTGGGAAGTTATTAGAGGACATCCCATTGATGTTCTCAGCAGATACGCACAGGCGACCGCCAACTTTGAACTGGATACGGTAATTAGAGTGACTGCGGACTGCCCTCTTATAGACCACAACCTTATTGATATGGCGGTAGAGCTGTACAAGGACGAAGACCTTGATTACTTCGCCTATAATGCCATAGTCAATGGCTTTGATGTGGAGGTCATAAAGGGGGAGTGGATACTTAGAGCAGACCAGAAGGCAAAACTGCCCTCAGAGAGAGAGCATGTGAGCCCTTACATAAGGAAATCAAAGAGGGCAAAAAGGCTCTTTTATAGGCTTCATGAAGAAGACCTCTCTCACATCCACCTGAGCCTGGACTACCCGGAGGACCTAATTGTCATAGAGAGGATAATCACAGCCCTCCAGAGAGAGGACTTTGTATACTGGGATGTGGTAAGGCTCATAAAGGAAAGACCGGAACTACTTGAAAGAGAAAAAGAAATTCCTGTTAACGAGGGATACCTCAGGTCTCTGAGAGAGGACAGGGAGTTCATAAAAAGCCTGAAGGGAAGAAGGTTAAAACTTGAGGAAAGCCTTCGGCACTTTGAGAGGACAAAGAGGCTCGTCCCTAACTGCTCTCAGACCTTTAGCAAGTCCTACCTTCAGTTTTCTGTGGGGGCAGTGCCCCTCTTTGTAAGGGAGGGGAAGGGCTGTCAGCTGGTAGACCTTGACGGTAACACCTACATAGACTACACCATGGGTCTGGGGGCGTGCGTCCTGGGCTATGCCTTTGAGCCAGTGCTGGAAAGGGTTGAAAAGGAGCTGAGAAGGGGGACGGTCTTTACACTGCCGAGCTACTTGGAGGCTGAGCTTGCAGAGCTTCTGAGAGAAGTCATACCATGCTGTGAAATGGCGCGCTTTGGAAAGAACGGCTCTGACGCCACCTCCGCAGCGGTCAGGCTTGCAAGGGCATACACCGGCAGGAAATACATAGCCAGCTGTGGATATCACGGCTGGCAGGACTGGTATATTGGCACGACCACCCGTAGTAGAGGGGTGCCAGAAGAAGTAAAAAGGCTCACTCTCACCTTTGAATACAACAACCTCCAGAGCCTCCAGAGACTCTTTGAAGAATACCCTGACCAGATAGCCTGCGTCATAATGGAGCCGGTAGGCATAGAAGAGCCAGAGGGAGACTTCCTGCAGAAGGTCAGAGAGCTGACCCACAGGCACGGAGCACTTCTTATCTTTGACGAGGTGGTTACCGGCTTTCGCTTTTCCCTCGGTGGTGCTCAGGAATACTTTGGAGTTGTGCCAGACCTTGCCTGCTTTGGAAAAGCCATGGGAAACGGCATGCCCATATCTGCGGTAGTGGGCAGGGCTGAGATAATGGAGCTCTTTGAAGAGGTTTTCTTTTCCTTTACCTTTGGCGGTGAGACCGCAAGCATAGCGTCAGCCCTGGCTACCGTAGAGTATCTAAAAGACCACGAGGTGATACCCTACCTGTGGCAGCAGGGACGGAAGCTCAAAGAGGGCATCCAGAAGCTCATAGAAGAGAAAGAACTTGAGGGCCTTGTCTATGCGAAGGGCTATCCGGTCAGGTTTTTATTGGACTTCAGGGATGAGAGCCTGAAGCTCAAGACACTTTTTCAGCAGGAGTGTGCAAAAAGGGGAGTGCTCTTTACAGGCGGACACAACATGGCTCTGCCCCACGACGACAAGGTAATAGAGAGAACTCTGAAGGTCTACGACGAGGTGCTTGACATCGTAAAGTATGCGGTGGAGTATGAGATGGTGGAGGAGCTACTGGAGGGGCAACTGCTACAGCCCGTTTTCAGAAGGATGTGA
- the pseI gene encoding pseudaminic acid synthase, with translation MMKIGERKICEGQSVFVVAELSANHLQNLDLALKTIEAIKESGADAVKLQTYTPDTITLNIRNEHFMIREGTLWDGQYLYDLYKKAYTPWEWHQKLFEFARSLGLICFSSPFDRTAVDFLEELGTPAYKVASFEITDIPLIEYIASKGKPVIISTGIATLSDIEEALQACRRVGNDQVILLKCVSEYPTPFEDANLRTIPNMIETFGVPVGLSDHTLGIAVPVAAVTLGAVMVEKHFILDRSLGGPDSAFSLEPAEFRAMVEAIRQVEKALGKVSYELTEKQKRMRKFSRSLFVAEDIKAGEVFTQEKVRSVRPGYGLHPRYLKEILGRRARVDIPAGTPLSWELIE, from the coding sequence ATGATGAAAATAGGAGAAAGAAAGATATGTGAAGGCCAGTCAGTTTTTGTAGTTGCGGAGCTATCCGCCAACCACCTTCAGAACCTTGACCTGGCTCTGAAGACCATAGAAGCCATAAAGGAGTCGGGTGCGGACGCCGTCAAGCTCCAGACCTACACCCCAGACACCATAACCCTGAACATTAGAAACGAACACTTCATGATAAGAGAGGGAACGCTATGGGATGGGCAGTATCTTTATGACCTTTATAAAAAAGCCTACACGCCATGGGAGTGGCACCAGAAGCTCTTTGAGTTTGCAAGAAGTCTGGGGCTAATATGCTTCTCCTCACCCTTTGACAGGACCGCGGTAGACTTTCTTGAAGAGCTGGGAACGCCCGCCTACAAGGTGGCATCCTTTGAGATAACCGACATACCCCTCATAGAATACATTGCCAGCAAGGGAAAACCGGTCATAATCTCCACAGGCATTGCCACCCTCTCGGACATAGAAGAGGCTCTGCAGGCATGCAGGAGGGTCGGAAACGACCAGGTAATCCTTCTCAAGTGTGTGTCTGAATACCCCACTCCCTTTGAAGATGCGAACCTGAGGACTATTCCCAACATGATTGAGACCTTTGGTGTGCCCGTGGGGCTTTCTGACCACACGCTGGGGATTGCGGTGCCTGTGGCGGCCGTTACCCTTGGAGCGGTGATGGTGGAAAAGCATTTCATTCTGGACAGAAGCCTTGGAGGTCCTGACAGTGCCTTTTCCCTTGAGCCTGCAGAGTTCAGAGCCATGGTGGAAGCCATAAGGCAGGTGGAGAAGGCTCTTGGAAAGGTGAGCTACGAGCTAACTGAAAAACAGAAAAGGATGAGAAAGTTCTCAAGGAGCCTCTTTGTGGCAGAGGACATCAAGGCTGGAGAGGTTTTCACTCAGGAGAAGGTGCGGAGCGTCCGACCCGGTTATGGTCTTCACCCCAGATACCTGAAGGAAATCCTCGGAAGAAGGGCAAGGGTTGACATACCTGCCGGCACCCCCCTGAGCTGGGAGCTAATAGAATGA
- a CDS encoding flagellin, with the protein MALRVNFNFEAAATHTAILSNEREMNKSLLRLSTGMRILNAADDSAGLFIADQLMVVGSGLEEGNRNIQTGLSALRIAESSAGQIFNRLNEIYKRTVRAANDINDPNARASLQREIDNFIDAIKKIGTDTEYNGIKLLDGTFAGRAIHYGARKDQILEIDIKSVLPNDIGAFMVKGQGARYTSSANAVTAGTFVDLLSTSSNWLVDSGDYVDIAGIRVLAYDGVQRFVDAKTLAENINSNKALQALGVEAVAKNTNHASANYAGFANFVQIVGTAGTVDSVTLEFYIGNVNAAGSANFTVTINSNITSVQQLADAINTAASGANAPVSAKVVNNRLFLETNKGETIAVRTSISATGLPSTATVNVNLGQVLENAGTVNFTTTSNYAFYIDVGTIDIAGVETYKLDYNGVSTATSGFNFNVATGGNANAKNLYAVSVLTNEQAEESMLIVKKALQRVDTIRAQIGAVMNNLQSIYDSQKVALDNTREAENVIRNTDYAEEMTNFTKLQIKMQSSMAMLAQANQLPQLVLQLLR; encoded by the coding sequence ATGGCACTGAGAGTGAACTTCAACTTTGAAGCGGCAGCAACCCATACCGCCATCCTTTCCAACGAGAGGGAGATGAACAAGTCTCTACTCAGGCTCTCAACGGGTATGAGAATACTCAACGCTGCGGATGACTCCGCAGGTCTGTTCATCGCAGACCAGCTCATGGTGGTTGGCTCTGGTCTTGAGGAAGGCAACAGGAACATCCAGACAGGTCTTTCTGCCTTGAGAATTGCCGAGAGCTCTGCAGGACAGATATTCAACAGGCTCAACGAGATTTACAAGAGGACAGTGCGTGCGGCAAACGACATAAACGACCCCAATGCGAGGGCGAGTCTTCAGAGAGAGATTGACAACTTCATTGATGCCATCAAGAAAATAGGCACAGACACCGAATACAACGGCATAAAGCTCCTTGATGGAACCTTTGCCGGCAGGGCAATTCACTATGGAGCAAGAAAAGACCAGATACTGGAAATTGACATTAAGAGCGTTTTGCCCAATGATATAGGTGCCTTCATGGTTAAAGGTCAGGGTGCAAGGTATACAAGTAGTGCTAATGCTGTGACTGCTGGAACATTTGTTGATCTTCTTAGTACTTCATCGAACTGGCTTGTTGATTCAGGAGACTATGTTGACATAGCGGGCATCAGGGTGCTTGCTTATGATGGAGTGCAGAGGTTTGTGGATGCAAAAACTCTTGCCGAAAACATAAACAGTAACAAAGCCCTTCAGGCTCTTGGCGTTGAGGCAGTGGCAAAGAACACAAACCATGCAAGTGCAAACTATGCTGGGTTTGCCAATTTTGTACAGATAGTCGGAACTGCTGGAACTGTTGACTCTGTCACCTTAGAATTCTACATAGGTAACGTTAATGCTGCTGGAAGCGCAAACTTTACAGTAACTATCAACAGCAACATAACAAGCGTGCAACAGCTTGCTGACGCTATAAATACAGCAGCTTCTGGAGCCAATGCTCCTGTAAGCGCCAAGGTTGTAAATAACAGACTCTTTCTTGAGACAAACAAGGGAGAAACTATTGCGGTCAGAACAAGCATATCAGCTACTGGACTTCCAAGCACTGCAACTGTCAATGTAAACTTGGGTCAGGTACTTGAAAACGCAGGAACTGTTAACTTTACAACAACAAGTAATTATGCCTTCTACATTGACGTAGGCACTATAGACATAGCCGGCGTTGAGACTTATAAGCTGGATTACAACGGAGTTTCAACTGCAACTTCAGGTTTCAACTTCAACGTTGCCACTGGAGGCAATGCCAACGCTAAGAACCTGTATGCTGTGAGCGTTCTTACCAACGAGCAGGCGGAGGAGTCCATGCTCATAGTCAAAAAAGCCCTTCAGCGTGTGGACACCATTAGAGCCCAGATCGGTGCGGTCATGAACAACCTGCAGTCCATATACGACTCTCAGAAGGTAGCCCTTGACAACACCAGAGAGGCTGAGAACGTGATAAGGAACACAGACTACGCAGAGGAGATGACCAACTTCACCAAGCTCCAGATAAAGATGCAGTCCTCCATGGCGATGCTTGCACAGGCAAACCAGCTTCCTCAGCTTGTGCTCCAGCTCCTCAGGTAA
- a CDS encoding 6-hydroxymethylpterin diphosphokinase MptE-like protein, which produces MQITEEFLKERLYKNHQFLSRRAPGILQLISSLPQNFNVIVRDGRLDVDFGGGGIYGGDAYAMSLSQVQAFEDKPTRIFPDIDLSDTSEDTEIIAHRYDAKLIKLIGNRVEPETIRNTRHIPLLLMAGLGFGIHLELLLERFEVQNLIILDVPAFFRLSIYYLDWERLFEYYSKPGRTLNFIVHDKLILEPDLDIAFQELLRTIQQLNPGVFYWGYYFEHLQYNPPLRLIDWFNSSPAFQELFHGYFDDELWSLRWTLEKFERKIPLYYPQKKVPQGSVAFVVGAGPSLDYAIDKIREYKDRAVIFSCGTAISALQRAGIVPDFHVEIERTKYTYDTLIELDRSFLKKTRLIANNPLWTDCFKLFKKGYMFLKLNDTGALLLEPTGSPIIWHTGPTVTAAGVALAAEFGFEEVYLFGVDLGSKTESHHSKLTSYYNPQSLLSKAEIKFEIPVPGNFGGEVRTHVWFLNTKYGIEQTIKKKGIKVYNTSDGAKIEGAIPLPIDFFRLEKSADKNTAIKNIEDNFDTRYVNMVKPSEVLRKLHTDFETLSEFVREFPGRFDFSSYHDTVYSFSELVRKLMLMKNPLLYNLTYHNTHRWSQIALGHALSLKGHGMKEFVKGFYGLYYKFLRDAGKEIRKLLEDFG; this is translated from the coding sequence ATGCAAATAACTGAGGAGTTCCTCAAGGAGAGGCTTTACAAAAACCACCAGTTTTTGAGCAGAAGAGCACCTGGCATACTCCAGCTTATCTCAAGTCTTCCTCAAAACTTCAATGTAATAGTCAGAGATGGTAGGCTGGATGTGGACTTTGGGGGTGGGGGCATCTACGGAGGGGATGCCTATGCAATGAGCCTTTCTCAGGTGCAGGCTTTTGAAGACAAGCCAACGAGGATTTTCCCTGATATAGACCTCTCAGATACATCAGAAGACACTGAGATTATCGCCCATAGATACGATGCAAAACTGATAAAGCTCATTGGCAACAGAGTTGAGCCAGAGACTATCAGAAACACAAGACATATTCCCCTGCTACTCATGGCTGGGCTTGGCTTTGGGATACACCTTGAGCTTCTGCTGGAGCGTTTCGAGGTGCAGAACCTCATAATCCTTGATGTGCCGGCCTTTTTCAGGCTCAGCATTTACTACCTTGACTGGGAAAGGCTCTTTGAATACTATTCAAAGCCCGGCAGGACGCTCAACTTCATAGTCCACGACAAGCTCATACTTGAGCCAGACCTTGACATTGCCTTTCAGGAGCTTTTGAGAACCATACAACAGTTAAACCCGGGAGTTTTCTACTGGGGCTACTACTTTGAACACCTTCAGTATAACCCACCCCTCAGGCTCATAGACTGGTTTAATTCCTCCCCGGCCTTTCAGGAGCTTTTTCATGGATATTTTGACGACGAGCTGTGGTCTCTCAGATGGACTCTTGAGAAGTTTGAAAGGAAAATACCCCTTTACTACCCTCAAAAGAAAGTTCCTCAAGGTTCGGTTGCCTTTGTGGTGGGGGCGGGTCCCTCTCTGGACTACGCCATAGATAAAATAAGGGAGTATAAAGACAGGGCTGTCATATTCTCCTGCGGAACTGCCATATCTGCCCTTCAGAGGGCTGGCATTGTGCCAGACTTTCACGTGGAAATAGAGAGAACGAAATACACCTACGACACGCTCATTGAGCTTGACAGAAGCTTTCTAAAGAAGACAAGGCTCATTGCCAACAACCCCCTCTGGACGGATTGCTTTAAGCTCTTTAAAAAGGGTTATATGTTCCTCAAACTCAATGACACAGGGGCATTGCTTCTTGAGCCTACAGGTTCGCCTATTATATGGCATACGGGACCCACGGTTACCGCCGCAGGCGTTGCCCTTGCCGCCGAGTTTGGCTTTGAGGAGGTATACCTGTTTGGGGTTGACCTTGGCTCAAAGACAGAGAGTCATCATTCAAAGCTCACAAGCTACTACAACCCCCAGAGCCTTCTCTCAAAGGCGGAGATTAAATTTGAAATACCAGTCCCGGGCAACTTCGGGGGTGAGGTCAGAACTCACGTGTGGTTTCTCAACACCAAGTATGGTATAGAGCAGACCATAAAGAAAAAGGGAATAAAAGTTTACAACACCTCTGATGGTGCAAAGATAGAGGGAGCCATCCCACTGCCCATAGACTTTTTCAGGCTGGAAAAATCCGCCGATAAGAATACAGCTATAAAGAACATAGAAGATAACTTTGACACGCGCTATGTGAACATGGTAAAGCCTTCAGAAGTCCTGAGAAAGCTCCATACAGACTTTGAAACCCTCTCAGAGTTTGTGAGAGAGTTTCCAGGGAGGTTTGATTTTTCTTCTTATCACGATACGGTTTACAGCTTTAGCGAGCTGGTGAGAAAGCTTATGCTAATGAAAAACCCTCTTCTTTACAACCTCACCTATCACAACACCCACCGCTGGAGCCAGATAGCTCTGGGGCACGCCCTCAGCTTGAAGGGGCATGGGATGAAAGAGTTTGTGAAAGGGTTTTATGGGTTATACTATAAATTTCTCAGGGATGCTGGAAAGGAGATTAGGAAACTTTTAGAGGACTTTGGATGA
- a CDS encoding flagellar protein FlaG, protein MKIGPVEQQVNAGPQMVAQRQVQDGALEGMRKEVEREVQQAQQEAQENISMKSEELRRLLEEVKRKFDMLSKYLKIDIDTELEIPVAKIIEKDTNRVIRQIPPDYLLDLMKKIDQMLGILLQKEV, encoded by the coding sequence ATGAAAATAGGACCTGTTGAGCAACAGGTGAATGCCGGGCCTCAGATGGTTGCCCAGAGGCAGGTTCAGGATGGAGCACTTGAGGGTATGAGAAAGGAGGTGGAAAGGGAAGTTCAGCAGGCACAACAGGAGGCTCAGGAAAACATAAGCATGAAGTCTGAAGAGCTTCGGAGATTACTTGAGGAAGTGAAAAGAAAGTTTGACATGCTCAGCAAGTATTTAAAAATAGACATAGACACGGAGCTTGAAATACCCGTTGCCAAGATAATAGAGAAGGACACCAACAGGGTGATTCGTCAGATACCCCCTGACTACCTTCTTGACCTGATGAAAAAGATTGACCAGATGCTTGGTATACTTTTACAGAAGGAGGTATGA
- the pseC gene encoding UDP-4-amino-4,6-dideoxy-N-acetyl-beta-L-altrosamine transaminase, whose amino-acid sequence MIPYGKQFIDEEDIKAVLEVLRSDFITQGPKIEEFEKALAGYCGARYAVVFNSGTSALYCVYRALGLSEGDEFITTPITFTATVSTGVLLGARPVFCDVEGDTGNMDVSLLESLITERTRLIVPVHYAGHPVDMEKVWQVAQRYGLYVVEDACHALGSEYRGHKTGSCRYSHATVFSFHPVKHITTGEGGAVLTNDEGLYRRLMQCRNHGIVRGEDWEYWVEFPSFNFRITDFQCALGISQLRKLEGFVRRRRELARLYGEKFKDFDAISLPAEKPYALHSYHLYPVRLREKERRREVFRKLRAQGIGAQVHYIPVYWHPFMEGLGYRRGLCPVAEDFYERVMSLPLYPALREEELEWVVEKVILVLL is encoded by the coding sequence ATGATACCTTACGGAAAGCAGTTCATTGATGAAGAAGACATAAAGGCGGTGCTTGAGGTCCTTAGGTCTGACTTTATCACTCAGGGACCAAAGATTGAAGAGTTTGAAAAAGCCCTTGCTGGCTACTGCGGAGCCAGATATGCGGTTGTCTTCAACTCTGGCACCTCTGCCCTTTACTGTGTATACAGAGCCCTAGGGCTGAGCGAGGGTGATGAGTTTATAACCACTCCCATAACCTTTACCGCAACGGTCTCCACTGGGGTTCTTCTGGGAGCAAGACCCGTATTCTGCGATGTGGAAGGGGACACGGGAAACATGGATGTGAGCCTGCTGGAGAGCCTTATAACGGAGAGGACAAGGCTCATAGTTCCAGTTCACTACGCCGGGCATCCCGTGGACATGGAAAAGGTCTGGCAGGTCGCTCAGAGGTATGGGCTTTATGTGGTAGAAGACGCCTGCCATGCCCTTGGCTCTGAGTATAGGGGGCATAAAACGGGCTCCTGCAGATACTCTCATGCGACAGTTTTTAGCTTCCACCCTGTCAAGCACATAACCACAGGCGAAGGAGGCGCGGTGCTCACCAACGACGAAGGGCTATACAGAAGGCTCATGCAGTGCAGAAACCACGGCATAGTCAGGGGCGAAGACTGGGAATACTGGGTTGAGTTTCCGTCCTTTAACTTCAGGATAACGGACTTTCAGTGTGCCCTTGGCATATCTCAGCTCAGGAAGTTAGAGGGTTTTGTCAGAAGACGCAGAGAGCTGGCAAGGCTCTACGGGGAAAAGTTCAAAGACTTTGACGCCATAAGTCTCCCTGCAGAAAAGCCCTATGCCCTTCATTCTTACCACCTGTATCCTGTAAGGCTCAGGGAAAAGGAAAGGAGAAGGGAGGTCTTCAGAAAGCTCAGGGCTCAGGGCATAGGCGCGCAGGTGCACTACATCCCCGTCTACTGGCACCCCTTTATGGAAGGGCTTGGCTACAGGAGGGGGCTATGCCCTGTGGCAGAGGACTTTTACGAGAGGGTCATGAGCCTACCACTCTATCCGGCACTTAGGGAGGAAGAGCTGGAATGGGTGGTGGAGAAAGTGATACTTGTCCTGTTATGA
- the fliD gene encoding flagellar filament capping protein FliD, whose translation MAGEIYFNNLTGRFDWGSIVDQIIRLKSIPIQRLSQEAQQVQARQSALQGLSSAVSDLSGLFETLNVNDLFKSKRATSSDSSILTATATENAPNITLNISVNQLAQKEVLITQQGISDLNTPMSWSDFQIAYNAGSSTLYFDVQAGFGRLSDLINAINQAAGDKIVASIFYDGSQYRLMLSEKDESFSTAETASGSTVISFNTPPIINGNAWSLDTSNPLQNARNASISIGSSILTSPGNRFENLVSGLSLEVKRVGDATVSVSDDYSAVSRFLEDFVKGYNVVISQVNKLTGKDALFQGDYSIVGIKTELSRMLDGLFANDLINIKEDGTLEVNSSGVNSLASSDPQRLGEILTELKNTMGGYALRTSTTLQTFNNDLQSRLDAINTRAQELGQQLVREEERLRLEYAKVEAFMNRAQDIMARLQTFIVSLSEMQGGKR comes from the coding sequence TTGGCCGGGGAAATATACTTTAACAACTTGACAGGCAGGTTTGACTGGGGCTCCATAGTGGACCAGATAATAAGGTTAAAATCTATTCCCATACAGAGGCTCTCTCAGGAGGCCCAGCAGGTGCAGGCAAGGCAGTCTGCCCTTCAGGGTCTATCCAGTGCTGTATCGGACCTGTCAGGGCTTTTTGAAACTCTTAATGTGAATGACCTTTTTAAGAGCAAAAGGGCTACTTCCTCAGACAGTTCAATATTGACAGCAACAGCTACAGAAAATGCACCCAACATAACTCTGAATATCTCTGTAAACCAGCTTGCCCAGAAGGAGGTTCTTATTACACAGCAGGGCATTTCAGACCTGAACACACCCATGAGCTGGAGTGACTTTCAGATAGCTTACAACGCGGGAAGTTCAACCCTTTACTTTGATGTGCAGGCAGGCTTTGGCAGACTTTCAGACCTGATAAACGCTATAAACCAAGCTGCCGGTGACAAGATAGTTGCCAGCATATTTTATGATGGTTCACAATACAGATTGATGCTGTCTGAAAAGGATGAATCCTTTTCAACTGCTGAGACAGCCTCCGGAAGCACAGTCATATCTTTCAACACCCCACCCATCATAAATGGAAACGCCTGGAGCCTTGATACTAGCAATCCACTTCAGAATGCCCGGAATGCCAGTATAAGCATAGGCTCCAGCATCCTCACAAGCCCCGGCAACAGGTTTGAAAACCTTGTGAGTGGTCTGAGCTTGGAGGTAAAAAGGGTGGGTGATGCCACGGTTTCCGTGAGCGACGACTATTCAGCAGTTTCCAGATTTCTGGAGGACTTTGTTAAAGGCTACAACGTTGTTATATCTCAGGTTAACAAGCTAACCGGTAAGGATGCACTCTTTCAGGGCGACTACTCCATAGTGGGTATAAAGACCGAGCTTTCAAGGATGCTTGATGGGCTTTTTGCCAACGACCTTATAAACATAAAGGAGGACGGCACCCTTGAGGTGAACAGTTCTGGGGTTAACTCTTTAGCGAGCTCAGACCCTCAGAGGCTCGGGGAGATTCTCACAGAACTCAAAAATACAATGGGAGGCTACGCCCTGAGAACTTCCACAACCCTTCAGACTTTCAATAACGACCTTCAGAGCAGACTGGACGCCATAAACACAAGGGCTCAGGAATTGGGGCAGCAACTGGTAAGGGAAGAGGAAAGGCTCAGGCTTGAGTATGCAAAGGTTGAAGCCTTTATGAACCGGGCTCAGGATATAATGGCAAGACTGCAGACCTTTATAGTCAGCCTTTCAGAAATGCAGGGAGGTAAGAGATGA
- the pseB gene encoding UDP-N-acetylglucosamine 4,6-dehydratase (inverting): MSFLEGKTILITGGTGSFGRAFIRYVLRHHRPKKIIVFSRDEFKQWQMSKEFPESQYPQLRFFLGDIRDKDRLWFAFDGVDYVVHAAALKHVPILEYNPFEAVKTNIIGAQNIIEVAIEKGVKKVVALSTDKAVSPVNLYGATKLTMEKLLIAGNSYAGAKETSFSIVRYGNVVGSRGSVIPLFLKLLSESSRELPITDPAMTRFWISLEEGVRLVLFALQEADGGEVFVPKIPSVRIVDLAKAMCPECSFKFIGIRPGEKLHESLISEDEARDVRLVRHEDKEYFVILPHFSFEARALEKWQRYPRMPEGFFYRSDRNDWWLEGEELKIFLEKALEGVEA, translated from the coding sequence ATGAGCTTTCTGGAGGGAAAGACAATCCTTATCACCGGGGGAACAGGTTCCTTTGGAAGGGCTTTTATAAGGTATGTGCTCAGGCATCACAGACCCAAAAAGATAATCGTCTTCAGCAGGGACGAGTTCAAGCAGTGGCAGATGAGCAAAGAGTTTCCAGAGAGCCAGTATCCCCAGCTCAGGTTCTTTCTGGGAGATATCAGAGATAAGGACAGGCTCTGGTTTGCCTTTGACGGTGTGGACTATGTGGTCCATGCAGCAGCCCTCAAGCATGTGCCAATACTTGAATACAACCCCTTTGAGGCGGTAAAGACCAACATAATAGGTGCCCAGAACATCATAGAGGTCGCCATTGAAAAGGGGGTCAAAAAGGTTGTAGCCCTCTCCACCGACAAGGCGGTGAGCCCGGTGAACCTCTACGGTGCCACAAAGCTCACCATGGAAAAGTTGCTGATTGCTGGCAATTCATATGCAGGTGCAAAGGAAACCTCCTTTAGCATAGTCCGGTATGGCAACGTGGTGGGAAGCAGAGGAAGCGTCATACCCCTCTTTCTGAAGCTCCTGTCTGAAAGCTCAAGGGAGCTGCCCATAACAGACCCCGCTATGACTCGCTTCTGGATAAGCCTTGAAGAGGGCGTCAGGCTCGTGCTCTTTGCCCTTCAGGAAGCAGATGGCGGGGAGGTTTTTGTGCCAAAGATTCCCAGTGTCAGGATTGTGGACCTTGCAAAAGCCATGTGTCCGGAATGTAGTTTTAAGTTTATTGGGATAAGACCCGGAGAGAAGCTCCACGAGAGTCTAATATCAGAGGATGAAGCAAGGGATGTAAGGCTCGTAAGGCACGAGGATAAAGAATACTTTGTCATACTGCCTCATTTCAGCTTTGAAGCCAGAGCTCTTGAGAAGTGGCAGAGATACCCGAGAATGCCCGAGGGCTTTTTCTACAGGAGCGACAGAAACGACTGGTGGCTGGAAGGAGAAGAGCTGAAGATTTTTCTGGAGAAGGCCCTTGAGGGTGTGGAGGCATAA